Part of the Puntigrus tetrazona isolate hp1 chromosome 10, ASM1883169v1, whole genome shotgun sequence genome is shown below.
gtgcatttattatgtatatataattacactatatctatatctatcgatatctatatttttttataataatactatatatgcatgtacattCACAGaatttatgtcatttataaatattcaaaataaatcaaatattaaaaaaaaaaaaatctcttaatatatacacgtatgtgtgtatttatgaatacctaataaatatacacattatgtaaacaaatgcaattaatcacgacaGCACtaatttctttagtttttgAACCATGCACtggctagattttttttttattgttgatatTTAGTCCAACAGATGATGCCTTACACTGGGTGCAGTTTATTAACGGTGTCATCGTCTTGTGTCCTTTGTAGATCAGAGCGAATCTTGCGAATTAGAGGCGTACAGTAACCTTTGGCTATGTCCAGTTTCTCTGCTTGGGAAATACCATATTCCTAACAAGAGCAGATAAGGACAGTTACCAAAATATATctcaatattataaatatgtatacatttctaCATGCTCTAATAATTATTTGAACTGATATTCAACCAAAAGCAaatggaaaaactaaaataacctGTGGGATGACGATGTCGGCCAGTGCTTTAGAAAGCCGGTAAATTTCCATGGTGTTGTCCAGCTTCAACGAGCTGTTGTGCTGCACGTCATATTTGATGCAGTCATAGATATCGGGTATCTTGCTGATGTTGTACCGGCCATTCTTCATCTTGAAATCCTTCTCGAGTTTAGACCACCGACGCAGCATCAGTTCTAGAGTCTCACTGTGGTACAGCTGGATATCTGAAGAACGTGTCATTGAATCAGAAGCAACCAACCAAAACTGGCCCTCTAAATATGTCAGCCAACCTGACGTTAGCATAAGGCTCTGAATTCAAACTAATatctgaattacatttttatgtcaaaCTGCAACAAAATAGATgcaacatttctttatatacGCAATTAAAATAGGTACAGGTATTAACATCAGGTCTACCTGCCGATTTGGGGTCTTCCATTCTCTGGCGGATTTGCAGTGTCAGGTTCTGGATGAGCGAGTACACCTTATCACACGTCTTCACAGGGTTTTTAATCATCTGCATGGACTTTACCAGGGATGTGCTGGAGGTGGGCGCCAGCTAGtccaaaaataaagcattacttCCAAAATTAGATAAACCGAGGGGACATTTCTGAGACTTAACTTGACGGGTAAATTTACAGTTGCAATAATTTTTATGAACTTTGTGGTCTAATGAGAAATGATAGTTCCCAAATGCCCAATTGAGCAACATACGGACCAATCCAAAAACGTATCTGCCATCTTTAATCTATTTAGCAATCAGATTTAATAATTCCGCATTGTCCCGGACCTTTTCGTAGTCTTCTGGCGTGAAGTCTCTGTCCTTCTGCAGAATGTCATGAAGTCGTGCTTTGACTTTCTGCTGGCAGCTGCTTAAGGAGTCACTGTCACTGTCCAGCAGCCCATTCATATTTGCACTCTTTACCATCTGCACCAGGATCGGCGTCAGCTCGCCCTCTAATGCCAGCAAGCCCTGAATGAACAGCAGACATATTACAtattgcatattactaatcaaaaattaagttttgatatttatagttatgaaatatatatactaaatatctatatatatctctctatctaaatacatatacacacatacatacaaatagtatttaaacgctataataataataattattatttgttagaGACTAGGGTTGTCAAAATAAGCATTAatgcatgcaataaaaatggaaatttaaaTATAACGGTTTATGCTTTTAacattaacacaataaaactttAATTCTGCAAACACTGCCAAACAATTTGTTTCATTGATAAAAGAACATTAACTACATAAAACAAATTGAGATcattcacattttaaacatgtGAAAAACTGAGGCAGAAGACACAATTGTATTCTGTAGAGCAGCATTTATAGCTGAATCAAATTGGTTTAATAATTGTCGAATTTTACAGCATGGACACTgttactgaactgaatcaacactgaataAACATGACGTCAACAGAAAATTGCCATTTATAGCTTTTATCATGTGCCTTTCGAGTagctttatatttgaatttgtctTCATATTTCATAAAGTTGGTATAAATGAATCTGTTACTCCCTGAAGCTGTTTTAAAACAACCTGTATTGTAGAGCTTAAAACCAcgattttaataaattactcTAATGACACGATGACATGATACTTTATAGTTACAACCCAAAGGAGAAAATAAGGGGGGAGTCATGTTACTTTAGCAAATGCTGCAGCAGTCATCTGAACGCGTCCTTCATCAGAGGCATATATCTTCAGGTCATGTCGGTATGTGCTGTGCAGACGGAGAAGGCCACAGCCGGGAAAGCCAGCGTAATCACCTGAGaccaagaaaaacaacaaaagagaagAATAATAAGGAGCGtcctagtgaaaaataaatacactaaaatgtatttgaaatacattattaataataataatataaaaaaacattaatattaagaaatgtgcattacGCACAAGTATTATTccaaataaaacttaaatataatttttatatcagttagCCTCAAGTGATACTTTTTTACTAGGAAAGACATGCCAAAGACAATAATGAGCGCAGTGAGAGTAAAGTACCTTGTCCTCCAGGGTACATACACCTGAAGGCTCGGCCAAGTTCTTCCGCCTGTACCCTGCCAGCTGGAGTCAGCTCTCCACCCCACTTCAAAACCAGCAAGAGTGACGGGTCATCCCTCCGCACatctggaaaaaacaaaaaccacacatacacacccctATCAAACACATCAGCCTTTGACGCTGCAACCATGAACATTTCTCTAACCATCTGatatttcacaaacaaaaaaaaatacagaaaatttaCCCCTTTACTCCCTGGGTCCCATTTTACAATGCCCATACTTTTTCCAAATCTGAGGTGTGAATGAGCAAAGCTTAAATGTGAcattggaccacaaaaccaggcaTAAGtcaggtcagttttttttttttaaactgagatttatgcgtcatgaataaataagctttccctTGAGttatggtttgttgttgttatctggctgagatacaactctttgaaaatctagaatctgatgaaaaaaaaattaaaaaaaaaaatctaaatatttagaaaattgcCTTCCAATGAAGttcttatgtttaaaaaaaatatgtttacatatattacGGTAGGAGTTTTACAAATTATCCTCATGttttttggaataaaacaaaaatctagcATTTCGACATATACAATTTATTGTTGGCTATCActacaaatatatctgtgctGGTTATGGCAGGTTTCGTGCTTCAGGGTCACAAATATGATCGGGGGTGACTTTTGTGAGAGGGTTTTGccagaaaacaaatcaaacaaaactgCACTAAAATCTCTTTAATTTACTGGAACATTGTCTCTGGCTTCACAGTCAGTCGccaacatgtatatatatatatatatatatatatattatgttctaaagttattaaagtttttaatgaaatgtaactCATCTCACGCTTACATAAAACCCACATAAACAAATAGAAAGCCAAAAGACACATGCAAGACCATCCTTACCTTCCTCTTCGCTGGATGTTTTAGGGCAGCCATGTGGCAGATATGTTAACTGAACCTTGCGATTAATGCCAGAGAAATGACCGTACCTGAACATACAAAACGAGACTGAAATACGGCTTTATATTTGAGTATAACCTGGCCTATAAGCATATAACCAAAAGTGGCAATAATTTGAAATTCATATAGCATGGCAGACTGAACCAAAAGTTTATATTCGGTCATCTGCTTGGCCCCTATTAATAAATTTACTGGTCAAACTTACATTTCAAGGACGGTTTTTAGCTGTTCAAGCTTTGCTTTGCTCTCTTCAATTTCCGAATCATTATTTTGTCCAAGTTCTACCAAAAGCTGCCTGGCAATGTCCAAAACCTCCTGTCCAATTCAAACAAACGACAAAAGCACTGATCAAAGCAGCTAATATTCAGATGGATGCTTTAGGCATGCATGACAAGTAATATTCACTCAAGTAAAGATGCAAAATATGTCTTttgttattagttattaaaacaacatttctttaCTTGGAGTTGCTTTGgttttttcaatttcagttttcCACTTTTGTAACCTTCGCATTTTTCAAAGAGGtcaaaaaacctgaaaaacacGACATGAGAAATACAACAGTGGTTTAAGTCGAGCAGTGCCTTTTTAGTTGAGCGGCGtcaattttttttgtggaattaGTTAAAGATTATGATGAATATAGATCAGCATCATAGAAAAGGTAAAAGTCCGTACCGCTGATGTCGAACTTCCATTTTCATCTTCTGTTTGGGAGTTCTGTCGCCATGTCGAATCACAGCAATCACACACCTCAACTCCATCCTGAAAGTTATAGAGtggatatttattttgagctaatacagaaataaaaagatCTAAATCAGCACGtcaacaataaatgaaaacagtcatcatttattcaccatcGTTTCAAACCAACATAACATGCTTTCTTTTGCTCAAGCAATAACTAAAAGAAAATCCAGGTGGGTGAAATAAATGCGGTGGCAGCACATTGTGACACACTCTTTAACACTAAATGGGTTCACTTTAGTGAAGTACATAAGAGAGGCAGCAAAAACATCCTGCTAACAATTTGTGGTTTtggtgaaaataaaagaaagtcatatgaaTGAGACAAAAGGCTGAGTTaatgattatttcattttcGTATGgtttaaaacagtgtttgtcATTGCTTGTAAGGACATACATAGTTCCAGAGGTTGTAGGAACTATGGGAATGTCCTCTGCTTCTAAAGGGATTGACCACGGGATCTGAAACTGTGGAGCCAGTTCTCTCATGATGATATTTCTGTAGggcacaagaaaaacaaaaatctttataaATGAGTGCGTGCTGTAcaatcattaaatcattaatgCTCTTAGTATAATCATCTGTTtctatttataacacacaagcacacaaataaataaacagtcacTGGATATTTAGGATTTGCGTGATGTACTGACCCCAGGATTTTTGCACAGTCATCATAGTATTTCATGGAGTTCTTGACAAAGCTGAAGCCATTGACGTCACAGACGTATGACTGGCCATTGGCACGAAGCAGATCGAACCCACACACAGTTtgctataaataacattttatgacaAACAATCAGATATAAAGCTCCAACTATTAAAAGAAGCAGCCTCAGAGTCGTTTGTCAATATCTTCATTTACCTTGAAAGCCAGACAGACTTTCCAAGCGATGAGTTTCTCTCTGGCATTGAGAATGACTGGATAACGGACCTCTTTCCCCTCGCTGTCTCGTTCCACCTTACCATCCAGAGCGGGAGACTTACGAGCCTCTGCATGGGCATAGTCTGGACCTACAGTGTACACCTGATGTGAACAAACACAAGAAAGCAAATGAAACAGTGGTGTTTAATTTATGAAAACTTTAATGTAGAAGAAGTTGGCTATTGCTGCAATTATACCCATGCTACTCATGAATGGTTTTGTGCTTTAAGGTCACATATTGTAAACACAAGCCAAACACAAGTGTCAAATCTTTtcactaaataataaaactctTGATTTTAAACTCCGTTTTCAATTAAATAGTAAATTACACCTCTCTAGCTGACAGCAATAATGAAATAACTTGTCagctagagaaaaaaaaaaaaaaactaaactaaactaaaaagtCAGACTTGACTCAAGAGTTTTCACATACAGTATGTCTCACAGTAAGACGTTTTATGAAGAACAGAATgaacagaaacaaagagaaagaaaaaaaaatattccttttaaaaaaactacaatatttTAATCACTTACTATCACTAATATGAAAACGGAGTGAGCTTTTTTGCTCTGCTGCAGATAAACAATTGCGATACCTTCACATCAGTTCCATCTGTAGGCATGAACTCCTCGTATATGTAGGATCCAGTCTTCCTGACGTTACTCTCAGGAGAATAGACGCTACTTCTGCTGCCAATCTTAAACAAACGTAATGTGATCAGAAACCGTAAGACACACATCTGATCAACACAACAGTTAGGATGAGTTTGGATTATTTAATACAACGAAACAAACAGTGTATTGCAgtgatttaaaaacttttagtaCTAACATAAACCTTCCAAGTATACCATGTCATATTATGATTCTATcatcttgtttttaaataataaatgcttactTGCACCACAATACACTCCgaatcatcaaaaatatcaggAGTTATACAAGCTGCTAAGCAGCTCAGCTACTCTCTCCTAAAAAGCATTGCATGTTATGTAACTCTGTCCCAGTATAAATGAAAACCATGAACTCTGAATATATAGTTGGTTTAATATAACAAATCATTCTCATGTTTTGGGTAGCTCATTCCCTTTTTTGTCCtctatttttcagttttggtcATACAAATACATGATTAAtctatgtacaaaaaaataaaaatttcaggCTTTCTTTCTCATgtaattttgttcattttagtgactcaatacataatattaattagtGTTAACTATGTACTTAAATTATTTAGTACAATATAATAACACATAGTTACACTTGACTCATCCTTAAACTGTAATACCAGCAAAACTGTCCCTGACCTTACCCCATCCCACCTCAATAGTAGCAGTAGTGCTTTGAAATACAACATGAATAGAATATAAGTATACTGTACTTATTGTATGGCGCAAGTACACAGTGATTTCAGctacttaatataaaaatgtaagtatttaGCTTAAAATACCTTGATGTAATTAATGtggtgtgtatttttgtgtggaAGGGATTTATTGTAGTCACACCTTGCGGAAGAGCCTCTGACTTCCCCCTCCTGCGGATGTGGGGTAATAGATGTAGACATTGTGGTCCTCGGCACTCACTGGCTTCTCTACAAAAGGCTTCTGGAAAATCTCCCCGTTCACCTCCACATGGTCCTCTCCCTCCACCAGATTACACTCtacaaaaacatcacacaaataaaagagCAACCTCCTGAAGAAgccataaaaatgatttagaaaCAGGATATTTGGGTAGTTAAATGCACACGGTCAGGTTCTCAATGAGAGATCGACGGCGCGATCAACCAAATCAAATTCACTCTACACAAGCTATGCAAAGAGAAGCACTGTTTTATACAAGGAAAATAGGCAAAGAAAATTCATTCACAGGGTCTTGATTTGATTAGAGTAAGATTTCAGTGAATTCAGttgaaaagtacaaaaatgcTCTCAACAAATCTATTAATCTACAAAGGGAACCTGCGACCATATTAATCATTCACAAACCCATTGTAAAACAGAGAAAtcggcttaaaaaaaaatagataaaagtTAAGTATCAAACCATCTGAGAACACACCACTGTGACGCAGATGATCTAAACTGTTCACTGGTGACACAGGCTTATTTTATGTAGTCCAAACTAGGTCAGTGTGAGATTTAAGGGAGTTAACAAACCTTCTGGCCTGGCAGGATCCCGGTTCAGAACCGCAAAGCGGGGAAGCTGTATTCCCTCAGCCTTCAGTATCCGATACACCTCTCTcctaaacatgaaaatattgcATAAGCATTAGGATTTTGAGGGATAAAAGGtcaattgttaaaaagaaaccatcgattttatttaaatgttcttcgagaaaaccaaatgtttgaactgtgtttaaaaagcctttttaatCTTCTATCAATAGGTCTACGTATCTGACAGCTTAACttaattatgcaaaaacaaaaagtcccATCTGTCATTCGCTcacccaaaacaaaaccaacaaaatgtttttgtgtcacAGTGTCACAGCAATACCTCTCCCGCATGGCACTTTCGGGGAGTGGTAAACTCTTTGTTCTAATTTCCATGTGCTTTCCAGTACTGGAAAATCTGCCATCAACAAGCAGTTCTGAATTTAAGAACAGCTGAGATTTAGGTGTAAGCACCAGGTCACAGTCCACTTGCCATTGATATTCAGACCTTTAGGAGATTCTGTGGGTCACTGACCACTTCAGTAATGGGGAGCATTCTTTCCTCACTGCTCAGTCTGAGTTTGaa
Proteins encoded:
- the ppip5k2 gene encoding inositol hexakisphosphate and diphosphoinositol-pentakisphosphate kinase 2 isoform X5, coding for MSVHEDLDHPRFFVGADDGEGDELLDPGRVLGYDCLYEHVEEEDEDRDDAEYDSPPERQIVVGICAMSKKSKSKPMKEILERLCLFKYITVVTFEEEVILNEPVENWPLCDCLISFHSKGFPLDKAVAYKKLRNPFVINDLDLQYFIQDRREVYRILKAEGIQLPRFAVLNRDPARPEECNLVEGEDHVEVNGEIFQKPFVEKPVSAEDHNVYIYYPTSAGGGSQRLFRKIGSRSSVYSPESNVRKTGSYIYEEFMPTDGTDVKVYTVGPDYAHAEARKSPALDGKVERDSEGKEVRYPVILNAREKLIAWKVCLAFKQTVCGFDLLRANGQSYVCDVNGFSFVKNSMKYYDDCAKILGNIIMRELAPQFQIPWSIPLEAEDIPIVPTTSGTMMELRCVIAVIRHGDRTPKQKMKMEVRHQRFFDLFEKCEGYKSGKLKLKKPKQLQEVLDIARQLLVELGQNNDSEIEESKAKLEQLKTVLEMYGHFSGINRKVQLTYLPHGCPKTSSEEEDVRRDDPSLLLVLKWGGELTPAGRVQAEELGRAFRCMYPGGQGDYAGFPGCGLLRLHSTYRHDLKIYASDEGRVQMTAAAFAKGLLALEGELTPILVQMVKSANMNGLLDSDSDSLSSCQQKVKARLHDILQKDRDFTPEDYEKLAPTSSTSLVKSMQMIKNPVKTCDKVYSLIQNLTLQIRQRMEDPKSADIQLYHSETLELMLRRWSKLEKDFKMKNGRYNISKIPDIYDCIKYDVQHNSSLKLDNTMEIYRLSKALADIVIPQEYGISQAEKLDIAKGYCTPLIRKIRSDLQRTQDDDTVNKLHPVYSRGVMSPERHVRTRLYFTSESHVHSLLSILRYGALCDEARDEQWKRAMDYLKIVSELNYMTQIVIMLYEDPNKDPSSEDRFHVELHFSPGAKGCEEDKNLPSGFGYRPASRENEGSKKKSHNDSDEEAGGVKRDEPDRALMMFRPMVSDPIYIHRKSPLPRSKKIGSVEEESPLSVSSPDSIGTWIHYTCGVGTGRRRRRSGDQITSSPVSPKSLAFTSSIFGSWQQVLSENNSHSRPSRLHPDHKLTPGIEATRGSAVKRFSISFARHPTNVFSSMFSGFELYSMVPSICPLETLHNSLSLKQVDDFLASIAISHDPVLEISASSPAVTAKKAPLNTYTPAKVLPCPFTQSLGKKAYSPEKSASDQVHFPARKPRGVSADISEHGASSGKTSRPSSETKQPKPAPNIPILLPPESHDSAVKTQQRSSGTATHETPALENKSVTKTVSGFHT
- the ppip5k2 gene encoding inositol hexakisphosphate and diphosphoinositol-pentakisphosphate kinase 2 isoform X8 codes for the protein MSVHEDLDHPRFFVGADDGEGDELLDPGRVLGYDCLYEHVEEEDEDRDDAEYDSPPERQIVVGICAMSKKSKSKPMKEILERLCLFKYITVVTFEEEVILNEPVENWPLCDCLISFHSKGFPLDKAVAYKKLRNPFVINDLDLQYFIQDRREVYRILKAEGIQLPRFAVLNRDPARPEECNLVEGEDHVEVNGEIFQKPFVEKPVSAEDHNVYIYYPTSAGGGSQRLFRKIGSRSSVYSPESNVRKTGSYIYEEFMPTDGTDVKVYTVGPDYAHAEARKSPALDGKVERDSEGKEVRYPVILNAREKLIAWKVCLAFKQTVCGFDLLRANGQSYVCDVNGFSFVKNSMKYYDDCAKILGNIIMRELAPQFQIPWSIPLEAEDIPIVPTTSGTMMELRCVIAVIRHGDRTPKQKMKMEVRHQRFFDLFEKCEGYKSGKLKLKKPKQLQEVLDIARQLLVELGQNNDSEIEESKAKLEQLKTVLEMYGHFSGINRKVQLTYLPHGCPKTSSEEEDVRRDDPSLLLVLKWGGELTPAGRVQAEELGRAFRCMYPGGQGDYAGFPGCGLLRLHSTYRHDLKIYASDEGRVQMTAAAFAKGLLALEGELTPILVQMVKSANMNGLLDSDSDSLSSCQQKVKARLHDILQKDRDFTPEDYEKLAPTSSTSLVKSMQMIKNPVKTCDKVYSLIQNLTLQIRQRMEDPKSADIQLYHSETLELMLRRWSKLEKDFKMKNGRYNISKIPDIYDCIKYDVQHNSSLKLDNTMEIYRLSKALADIVIPQEYGISQAEKLDIAKGYCTPLIRKIRSDLQRTQDDDTVNKLHPVYSRGVMSPERHVRTRLYFTSESHVHSLLSILRYGALCDEARDEQWKRAMDYLKIVSELNYMTQIVIMLYEDPNKDPSSEDRFHVELHFSPGAKGCEEDKNLPSGFGYRPASRENEGSKKKSHNDSDEEAGGVKRDEPDRALMMFRPMVSDPIYIHRKSPLPRSKKIGSVEVLSENNSHSRPSRLHPDHKLTPGIGSHCAGLFSTMVLGGSSSAPNLQDYAHAHRKKLTSSGFLDEATRGSAVKRFSISFARHPTNVFSSMFSGFELYSMVPSICPLETLHNSLSLKQVDDFLASIAISHDPVLEISASSPAVTAKKAPLNTYTPAKVLPCPFTQSLGKKAYSPEKSASDQVHFPARKPRGVSADISEHGASSGKTSRPSSETKQPKPAPNIPILLPPESHDSAVKTQQRSSGTATHETPALENKSVTKTVSGFHT
- the ppip5k2 gene encoding inositol hexakisphosphate and diphosphoinositol-pentakisphosphate kinase 2 isoform X7, which translates into the protein MSVHEDLDHPRFFVGADDGEGDELLDPGRVLGYDCLYEHVEEEDEDRDDAEYDSPPERQIVVGICAMSKKSKSKPMKEILERLCLFKYITVVTFEEEVILNEPVENWPLCDCLISFHSKGFPLDKAVAYKKLRNPFVINDLDLQYFIQDRREVYRILKAEGIQLPRFAVLNRDPARPEECNLVEGEDHVEVNGEIFQKPFVEKPVSAEDHNVYIYYPTSAGGGSQRLFRKIGSRSSVYSPESNVRKTGSYIYEEFMPTDGTDVKVYTVGPDYAHAEARKSPALDGKVERDSEGKEVRYPVILNAREKLIAWKVCLAFKQTVCGFDLLRANGQSYVCDVNGFSFVKNSMKYYDDCAKILGNIIMRELAPQFQIPWSIPLEAEDIPIVPTTSGTMMELRCVIAVIRHGDRTPKQKMKMEVRHQRFFDLFEKCEGYKSGKLKLKKPKQLQEVLDIARQLLVELGQNNDSEIEESKAKLEQLKTVLEMYGHFSGINRKVQLTYLPHGCPKTSSEEEDVRRDDPSLLLVLKWGGELTPAGRVQAEELGRAFRCMYPGGQGDYAGFPGCGLLRLHSTYRHDLKIYASDEGRVQMTAAAFAKGLLALEGELTPILVQMVKSANMNGLLDSDSDSLSSCQQKVKARLHDILQKDRDFTPEDYEKLAPTSSTSLVKSMQMIKNPVKTCDKVYSLIQNLTLQIRQRMEDPKSADIQLYHSETLELMLRRWSKLEKDFKMKNGRYNISKIPDIYDCIKYDVQHNSSLKLDNTMEIYRLSKALADIVIPQEYGISQAEKLDIAKGYCTPLIRKIRSDLQRTQDDDTVNKLHPVYSRGVMSPERHVRTRLYFTSESHVHSLLSILRYGALCDEARDEQWKRAMDYLKIVSELNYMTQIVIMLYEDPNKDPSSEDRFHVELHFSPGAKGCEEDKNLPSGFGYRPASRENEGSKKKSHNDSDEEAGGVKRDEPDRALMMFRPMVSDPIYIHRKSPLPRSKKIGSVEEESPLSVSSPDSIGTWIHYTCGVGTGRRRRRSGDQITSSPVSPKSLAFTSSIFGSWQQVLSENNSHSRPSRLHPDHKLTPGIEATRGSAVKRFSISFARHPTNGFELYSMVPSICPLETLHNSLSLKQVDDFLASIAISHDPVLEISASSPAVTAKKAPLNTYTPAKVLPCPFTQSLGKKAYSPEKSASDQVHFPARKPRGVSADISEHGASSGKTSRPSSETKQPKPAPNIPILLPPESHDSAVKTQQRSSGTATHETPALENKSVTKTVSGFHT
- the ppip5k2 gene encoding inositol hexakisphosphate and diphosphoinositol-pentakisphosphate kinase 2 isoform X12, producing the protein MSVHEDLDHPRFFVGADDGEGDELLDPGRVLGYDCLYEHVEEEDEDRDDAEYDSPPERQIVVGICAMSKKSKSKPMKEILERLCLFKYITVVTFEEEVILNEPVENWPLCDCLISFHSKGFPLDKAVAYKKLRNPFVINDLDLQYFIQDRREVYRILKAEGIQLPRFAVLNRDPARPEECNLVEGEDHVEVNGEIFQKPFVEKPVSAEDHNVYIYYPTSAGGGSQRLFRKIGSRSSVYSPESNVRKTGSYIYEEFMPTDGTDVKVYTVGPDYAHAEARKSPALDGKVERDSEGKEVRYPVILNAREKLIAWKVCLAFKQTVCGFDLLRANGQSYVCDVNGFSFVKNSMKYYDDCAKILGNIIMRELAPQFQIPWSIPLEAEDIPIVPTTSGTMMELRCVIAVIRHGDRTPKQKMKMEVRHQRFFDLFEKCEGYKSGKLKLKKPKQLQEVLDIARQLLVELGQNNDSEIEESKAKLEQLKTVLEMYGHFSGINRKVQLTYLPHGCPKTSSEEEDVRRDDPSLLLVLKWGGELTPAGRVQAEELGRAFRCMYPGGQGDYAGFPGCGLLRLHSTYRHDLKIYASDEGRVQMTAAAFAKGLLALEGELTPILVQMVKSANMNGLLDSDSDSLSSCQQKVKARLHDILQKDRDFTPEDYEKLAPTSSTSLVKSMQMIKNPVKTCDKVYSLIQNLTLQIRQRMEDPKSADIQLYHSETLELMLRRWSKLEKDFKMKNGRYNISKIPDIYDCIKYDVQHNSSLKLDNTMEIYRLSKALADIVIPQEYGISQAEKLDIAKGYCTPLIRKIRSDLQRTQDDDTVNKLHPVYSRGVMSPERHVRTRLYFTSESHVHSLLSILRYGALCDEARDEQWKRAMDYLKIVSELNYMTQIVIMLYEDPNKDPSSEDRFHVELHFSPGAKGCEEDKNLPSGFGYRPASRENEGSKKKSHNDSDEEAGGVKRDEPDRALMMFRPMVSDPIYIHRKSPLPRSKKIGSVESPLQKDFIKTPTGKVLSENNSHSRPSRLHPDHKLTPGIGFELYSMVPSICPLETLHNSLSLKQVDDFLASIAISHDPVLEISASSPAVTAKKAPLNTYTPAKVLPCPFTQSLGKKAYSPEKSASDQVHFPARKPRGVSADISEHGASSGKTSRPSSETKQPKPAPNIPILLPPESHDSAVKTQQRSSGTATHETPALENKSVTKTVSGFHT
- the ppip5k2 gene encoding inositol hexakisphosphate and diphosphoinositol-pentakisphosphate kinase 2 isoform X6, whose amino-acid sequence is MSVHEDLDHPRFFVGADDGEGDELLDPGRVLGYDCLYEHVEEEDEDRDDAEYDSPPERQIVVGICAMSKKSKSKPMKEILERLCLFKYITVVTFEEEVILNEPVENWPLCDCLISFHSKGFPLDKAVAYKKLRNPFVINDLDLQYFIQDRREVYRILKAEGIQLPRFAVLNRDPARPEECNLVEGEDHVEVNGEIFQKPFVEKPVSAEDHNVYIYYPTSAGGGSQRLFRKIGSRSSVYSPESNVRKTGSYIYEEFMPTDGTDVKVYTVGPDYAHAEARKSPALDGKVERDSEGKEVRYPVILNAREKLIAWKVCLAFKQTVCGFDLLRANGQSYVCDVNGFSFVKNSMKYYDDCAKILGNIIMRELAPQFQIPWSIPLEAEDIPIVPTTSGTMMELRCVIAVIRHGDRTPKQKMKMEVRHQRFFDLFEKCEGYKSGKLKLKKPKQLQEVLDIARQLLVELGQNNDSEIEESKAKLEQLKTVLEMYGHFSGINRKVQLTYLPHGCPKTSSEEEDVRRDDPSLLLVLKWGGELTPAGRVQAEELGRAFRCMYPGGQGDYAGFPGCGLLRLHSTYRHDLKIYASDEGRVQMTAAAFAKGLLALEGELTPILVQMVKSANMNGLLDSDSDSLSSCQQKVKARLHDILQKDRDFTPEDYEKLAPTSSTSLVKSMQMIKNPVKTCDKVYSLIQNLTLQIRQRMEDPKSADIQLYHSETLELMLRRWSKLEKDFKMKNGRYNISKIPDIYDCIKYDVQHNSSLKLDNTMEIYRLSKALADIVIPQEYGISQAEKLDIAKGYCTPLIRKIRSDLQRTQDDDTVNKLHPVYSRGVMSPERHVRTRLYFTSESHVHSLLSILRYGALCDEARDEQWKRAMDYLKIVSELNYMTQIVIMLYEDPNKDPSSEDRFHVELHFSPGAKGCEEDKNLPSGFGYRPASRENEGSKKKSHNDSDEEAGGVKRDEPDRALMMFRPMVSDPIYIHRKSPLPRSKKIGSVESPLQKDFIKTPTGKVLSENNSHSRPSRLHPDHKLTPGIGSHCAGLFSTMVLGGSSSAPNLQDYAHAHRKKLTSSGFLDEATRGSAVKRFSISFARHPTNVFSSMFSGFELYSMVPSICPLETLHNSLSLKQVDDFLASIAISHDPVLEISASSPAVTAKKAPLNTYTPAKVLPCPFTQSLGKKAYSPEKSASDQVHFPARKPRGVSADISEHGASSGKTSRPSSETKQPKPAPNIPILLPPESHDSAVKTQQRSSGTATHETPALENKSVTKTVSGFHT